The following proteins are co-located in the Elusimicrobiaceae bacterium genome:
- a CDS encoding DUF4340 domain-containing protein, which yields MNGRQLGLMVALLLVLLAGSVVFMLRRAPDKLQLIADPAGAGSVTAVSIIRPGAREIRLARVRGGWRITAPSNLPADTRRVGTMLNALKYANAAPELSRNPADFGLFGVDPSSGIKFRADTPSGPLTEFVAGRQTGNAWYILHNGAVSEAAGFPFAYLAGSAADWTDNTVIAVSSLAVIGLEVKSDFGSVSLGKTERGWQYSQSGRSAAVPPEAREEVLKPALELLARFRAEKVFCAGPDCRPPAKKPDCSISVISPGRYDPAALKIYYQDSRTVLVTNSELPELVFAADSVLARKLCSLPEKISR from the coding sequence ATGAACGGCAGGCAGCTTGGCCTGATGGTTGCGCTGTTGTTGGTTCTGCTGGCGGGTTCGGTGGTTTTCATGCTGCGGCGAGCGCCGGACAAGCTGCAGCTTATCGCGGATCCCGCAGGAGCCGGTTCGGTAACGGCCGTCAGCATTATACGGCCGGGCGCGCGGGAAATCAGGCTGGCGCGCGTGCGCGGCGGCTGGCGGATAACGGCGCCGTCAAACCTGCCCGCCGACACCCGGCGTGTCGGCACCATGCTTAACGCGCTTAAATACGCCAATGCCGCGCCGGAGCTGAGCCGTAACCCCGCGGATTTCGGGCTGTTCGGCGTTGACCCGTCCAGCGGCATAAAATTCCGCGCGGACACGCCGTCCGGCCCGCTTACGGAATTTGTGGCCGGCAGGCAAACCGGAAACGCCTGGTATATTCTGCATAACGGCGCGGTAAGCGAAGCCGCTGGATTTCCGTTCGCTTATCTGGCCGGTTCCGCGGCGGATTGGACGGACAATACTGTAATCGCGGTTTCCTCGCTGGCGGTAATCGGGCTGGAGGTGAAGTCGGATTTCGGTTCTGTTTCCTTAGGGAAAACGGAACGCGGCTGGCAGTATTCGCAATCGGGCCGCAGCGCGGCCGTGCCGCCTGAGGCAAGGGAAGAAGTTTTAAAGCCCGCGCTGGAGTTGCTGGCCCGCTTCCGGGCGGAAAAAGTTTTTTGCGCGGGACCGGACTGCCGTCCGCCCGCCAAAAAACCCGATTGCAGCATCAGTGTCATCAGTCCGGGCAGGTATGATCCCGCCGCGCTTAAAATTTATTATCAGGACAGCCGGACAGTTCTTGTAACAAACTCCGAATTGCCGGAACTGGTGTTTGCCGCCGACAGTGTTCTTGCGCGGAAACTCTGTTCTCTGCCAGAAAAAATTAGCCGCTGA